From one Geoalkalibacter halelectricus genomic stretch:
- a CDS encoding chemotaxis protein CheA produces MTEKSSQAIKEFLGEAEEILENLSADLMELGETMETGDANPDLLNSIFRGAHSLKGLSGMFGFVDIADLSHQLESVLDGLRLGKVNLDRVLIDTLFEALEILGRLVHGKGESSDYTIDVSPVVKNLEDMLKGKADQGRDDPFADLDIDRSVLDVLTEYEEHRLLENLKKGRSLYRVVASFQLATFDTDLAEVTELLKKDGEVISTLPSSDNCSEDAIAFQILVGSALGFEEIGALVARENLRVEKIGHKGKKPQAAAPAVPASRSTEQPAGKTGDATASMRSISRMVRVDIDKLDVLMNIVGELVIAKGTIGELSERLKHEGHTLGGELVKATRILERRLAELQKGVMEVRMVPISQLFDKMARVVRRMAGEVGKKISLEIRGAETELDKLITEDLSDPLLHIIRNAIDHGIEPPDIRLAAGKPEIGRIGLYAMQKGNHVVIEIHDDGRGIDGEKVRRKAIDRGLIDENAELSQEEIFELIFLPGFSTADKVSELSGRGVGMDVVKNNISALSGMVEISSRLGEGTTMVITLPITLAIIKALIIRVRDKEFAIPITSVMETLMIERPAVRTIEGREVIELRQSTLPLLRLSHLFNYPPVVDEGQNPFFVVVVGMAEKRLGLVVDELLGQQDVVIKPLGNVLSFVRGFAGAAELGNRKTILVLDVGSLMSESIRGEMSLNV; encoded by the coding sequence TTGACCGAAAAATCCTCACAGGCCATTAAGGAATTTCTTGGCGAGGCGGAAGAAATCCTTGAGAACCTCAGCGCCGATTTGATGGAACTCGGCGAAACCATGGAGACCGGCGATGCCAATCCCGATCTTCTCAACAGCATTTTTCGCGGGGCCCACTCGCTCAAGGGCCTTTCGGGGATGTTCGGCTTCGTCGATATCGCCGATCTTTCCCACCAGCTTGAAAGCGTTCTTGATGGACTGCGGCTGGGCAAGGTCAACCTCGATCGGGTTTTGATCGATACCCTCTTTGAAGCGCTTGAAATTCTGGGGCGTTTGGTTCACGGCAAGGGCGAATCCTCTGATTACACCATTGACGTCTCCCCGGTGGTCAAGAACCTTGAGGACATGCTCAAGGGCAAGGCGGACCAGGGTCGCGACGATCCCTTCGCCGACCTGGATATCGACCGCTCGGTACTGGATGTTCTGACCGAGTACGAAGAGCACCGGTTGCTGGAAAACCTCAAAAAGGGACGCAGCCTCTACCGGGTGGTGGCCAGCTTCCAGCTGGCCACCTTTGATACCGACCTGGCGGAGGTCACCGAACTTCTCAAGAAGGATGGCGAAGTCATCAGCACCCTGCCCAGCAGCGACAACTGTAGCGAGGACGCCATCGCCTTTCAGATCCTGGTCGGCTCGGCCCTGGGCTTTGAAGAAATCGGCGCGCTGGTGGCGCGTGAAAACCTGCGAGTCGAAAAGATCGGGCACAAGGGAAAAAAGCCCCAAGCCGCCGCGCCTGCGGTTCCTGCTTCGCGCAGCACTGAGCAGCCTGCGGGCAAGACGGGGGATGCGACGGCTTCAATGCGCTCCATCAGCCGCATGGTGCGAGTCGACATCGACAAGCTCGATGTGCTGATGAACATCGTCGGCGAGTTGGTGATTGCCAAGGGCACCATCGGGGAACTCTCCGAGCGGCTCAAGCATGAGGGCCATACCCTCGGCGGTGAGTTGGTCAAGGCGACGCGCATTCTCGAACGGCGCCTGGCCGAATTGCAGAAGGGGGTCATGGAAGTGCGCATGGTGCCCATCAGTCAACTCTTCGACAAAATGGCGCGCGTGGTGCGACGCATGGCCGGCGAGGTGGGGAAAAAAATCTCCCTGGAAATTCGCGGCGCCGAAACCGAACTCGACAAGCTGATCACCGAGGACCTCTCCGACCCCCTGCTGCACATCATCCGTAACGCCATCGATCACGGCATCGAGCCGCCCGATATCCGCCTGGCCGCGGGCAAGCCCGAAATTGGCCGCATTGGCCTGTATGCCATGCAAAAGGGCAACCACGTGGTGATTGAAATCCATGACGACGGCCGCGGCATCGACGGGGAAAAGGTGCGGCGCAAAGCCATCGATCGCGGACTCATCGACGAGAATGCCGAGCTAAGCCAGGAGGAAATCTTCGAGCTTATCTTTCTGCCCGGCTTTTCCACTGCCGATAAAGTCAGCGAACTCTCGGGCCGCGGTGTCGGCATGGACGTGGTCAAGAACAATATTTCGGCCCTCTCCGGCATGGTCGAGATTTCCAGTCGCCTCGGGGAGGGAACGACCATGGTCATCACCTTGCCCATCACCCTGGCCATTATCAAGGCCCTCATTATCCGGGTGCGGGACAAGGAATTCGCCATTCCCATCACCTCGGTCATGGAGACCCTGATGATCGAGCGACCGGCGGTGCGTACCATCGAGGGGCGCGAGGTGATCGAATTGCGCCAGAGCACCCTGCCGCTGTTGCGCTTGTCGCATCTGTTTAATTATCCCCCGGTCGTCGACGAGGGCCAAAACCCCTTTTTCGTGGTGGTGGTCGGCATGGCCGAGAAACGCCTTGGGCTGGTGGTCGATGAGCTTCTTGGCCAGCAGGATGTGGTGATCAAGCCTCTGGGCAATGTGTTGTCCTTTGTGCGCGGTTTTGCCGGCGCCGCCGAACTGGGCAACCGCAAAACCATTCTGGTTCTTGATGTGGGCAGCCTGATGAGCGAATCGATTCGGGGAGAGATGTCTCTGAATGTATGA
- a CDS encoding ExeA family protein codes for MYESFYGFRERPFSKTPDPRFLYLSRSHREALARLLFAVEERDLALLTGGIGCGKTTLSRALMDQLNGAFKVILLINPRLTPLEFLRTLARHLGVEEPSTFKTDLLEQIGEKLYGLYQQGICPVLVIDEAQLVPHKETFDEIRLLTNFQLDDRNLLSVILMGQPELRRRLSHQVYEPLRQRIGMHFELQALNREETEHYLDFRLRTAGGEPGLFSPEAVDRIHALTEGIPRRINHAASLALLEGFGREAKQLDAAILDAVADELRLFQ; via the coding sequence ATGTATGAGAGCTTTTACGGGTTTCGCGAAAGACCTTTCAGCAAGACGCCGGACCCGCGCTTTTTGTACCTGAGTCGCTCGCATCGCGAAGCGTTGGCGCGCTTGCTGTTCGCGGTCGAAGAGCGTGATCTGGCCCTGCTGACCGGCGGAATCGGCTGCGGCAAAACGACCCTGTCCCGGGCGCTGATGGATCAGCTCAACGGCGCCTTCAAGGTCATCCTTCTCATCAATCCGCGCCTGACGCCCCTGGAATTTTTGCGCACCCTGGCCCGGCACCTTGGGGTGGAGGAACCCTCGACCTTTAAAACCGACCTGCTTGAGCAGATCGGAGAAAAACTCTACGGTTTATATCAGCAAGGCATTTGCCCGGTGCTGGTTATCGACGAGGCGCAACTGGTGCCGCACAAGGAAACCTTTGATGAGATTCGCCTGCTGACCAATTTTCAACTCGATGACCGCAACCTGCTGAGCGTCATCCTCATGGGGCAACCCGAGTTGCGCCGCAGGTTGAGCCACCAGGTTTATGAGCCCCTGCGCCAGCGTATCGGCATGCATTTTGAGCTGCAAGCCCTCAATCGCGAAGAGACCGAACACTACCTTGATTTTCGCTTGCGCACCGCAGGGGGCGAGCCCGGGCTGTTTTCGCCCGAGGCGGTGGATCGCATACACGCTTTGACCGAGGGGATTCCGCGGCGCATCAATCATGCGGCTTCCCTGGCCCTGCTCGAAGGTTTCGGACGGGAAGCCAAGCAGCTCGATGCCGCTATTCTTGACGCCGTGGCGGACGAATTGCGATTGTTTCAGTAG
- a CDS encoding chemotaxis protein CheW translates to MIDLADIRKKARAEKDVAAQGESGDAAPDNCAAVRSSVQGVPNAQAESLAKPTQVAVPPPAAEAADALERLFSIENSLQLASEEIYFQGLSAALDQAEEKSLEWLTFSLGNEEYALDIGAVAEIIKPRDITEIPRVPEHVMGIISLRGVIVPIFDLKRRLRLGVATSTPTSRIIICQNEEATAGLLVDGISQVVRISERNIEPPPPMLADIDVDLVAGVGRHQGRFLILLNLEGLFNAGVTIRQ, encoded by the coding sequence ATGATTGATCTTGCCGACATTCGAAAAAAAGCCCGCGCGGAAAAGGATGTGGCCGCCCAGGGTGAGAGCGGTGACGCGGCGCCGGATAATTGCGCTGCGGTGCGCTCCTCGGTGCAAGGGGTACCCAACGCGCAAGCCGAAAGTTTGGCCAAACCAACGCAGGTCGCCGTGCCGCCCCCTGCAGCTGAGGCCGCTGACGCACTGGAACGACTGTTTTCAATCGAAAACAGCCTGCAACTCGCCAGCGAAGAGATATACTTTCAGGGTTTGAGCGCCGCTCTGGACCAGGCGGAGGAAAAAAGCCTCGAATGGCTGACCTTTTCCCTGGGCAACGAAGAATACGCCTTGGACATCGGTGCGGTTGCTGAAATCATCAAGCCGCGCGATATAACCGAAATTCCTCGCGTTCCCGAGCATGTAATGGGGATTATCAGTTTGCGGGGAGTCATCGTACCTATTTTTGATTTGAAGCGCCGCTTGCGGCTCGGGGTGGCCACCTCCACCCCGACGTCTCGTATAATCATTTGCCAGAACGAAGAGGCGACCGCGGGTCTGCTCGTGGATGGCATATCCCAGGTGGTTCGTATTTCCGAGCGCAACATCGAACCGCCGCCGCCCATGCTCGCGGATATCGACGTCGACCTCGTTGCTGGTGTCGGCCGTCATCAGGGCAGGTTCTTGATCCTGCTCAATCTTGAAGGTCTATTTAATGCTGGTGTGACTATCAGGCAGTGA
- a CDS encoding response regulator transcription factor — MSKKKILIVEDEESLLKLESILLTSKGYEVRGVANGRAALEGLEEKMPDLVLLDIMLPEMDGFEVCKRIKQNPATRHIPVIMLTAKKTREDMERGRAVGADCYITKPFKSAMVIETIQRYLS, encoded by the coding sequence GTGTCCAAAAAAAAGATCCTGATCGTTGAAGATGAGGAAAGCTTGCTCAAGCTCGAAAGCATTCTGCTGACGTCCAAGGGCTACGAGGTGCGGGGCGTCGCCAACGGCAGGGCCGCGCTTGAGGGGCTTGAAGAGAAAATGCCCGATCTGGTTCTGCTCGATATCATGCTCCCAGAAATGGACGGATTCGAGGTCTGCAAACGCATCAAGCAGAACCCCGCGACCCGCCACATTCCGGTGATCATGCTCACCGCCAAAAAAACCCGCGAGGACATGGAGCGAGGTCGCGCGGTGGGTGCCGACTGCTATATCACCAAACCGTTCAAGTCGGCCATGGTGATCGAAACCATTCAGAGGTATCTCTCTTGA
- a CDS encoding chemotaxis protein CheW, with protein MAKIAGKDGVAGRREVQLACFRLGEEFYALDIMKIREIIKPQKLTPVPKAPAFVEGVINLRGAVIPIVDLRRRFGLVVVSEEKKARIIICSVSGKIVGLLVDEVTEVRNFTRDEVQPAPRFMQGRDTDYILGVSRVRGSLVVILDLEKILSGDEILKIEKIQVDQ; from the coding sequence GTGGCCAAAATTGCGGGCAAGGACGGCGTCGCCGGCCGGCGCGAGGTTCAGTTGGCATGCTTTCGCCTGGGCGAGGAATTCTACGCCCTGGACATCATGAAAATCCGCGAAATCATCAAGCCGCAGAAACTGACGCCGGTCCCCAAGGCGCCTGCTTTCGTAGAAGGGGTGATCAATTTGCGCGGCGCCGTCATTCCCATTGTCGACCTGCGGCGCCGCTTCGGTCTTGTGGTCGTTAGCGAGGAAAAAAAAGCGCGCATCATCATCTGCTCCGTATCCGGAAAGATCGTCGGTCTGCTCGTTGATGAAGTGACCGAAGTTCGCAATTTCACTCGTGATGAAGTTCAACCAGCGCCTCGGTTCATGCAGGGCCGCGATACCGACTATATCCTCGGCGTGAGCCGCGTGAGGGGTTCCCTGGTGGTGATCCTCGATCTGGAAAAGATTCTCTCGGGCGACGAAATCCTCAAAATCGAAAAAATCCAGGTGGATCAGTAG
- a CDS encoding HEAT repeat domain-containing protein, producing the protein MAVNIEQIHQRMTSSDEEQRVEAIRLARELDLDLPLARLGEALGDASWRVRKEAVACFLKGAHRRWSASDAIALLHSQDNAGLRNAAMEVLIGLGSAAVADLKAELTTRDHDVRKFILDIMGEIGDEVCIGSLIDSLADPDINVRCAAVENLGKLQAREAIPALLEAMQTPDFSWRFTILEALAQIGEPIALERLAHFRDDRLLRKPLYDCLGSVGDRDAAALLVEGLADDMRKCREAAALALVRLAERFFEDVRNCLRRQQEGPLAGSVAGLLSSRDPSVQENAIRILGWIGNSAAAGRMLPLLGDETLGPRVFNALMDMGPEAVCDLVRQYLGEDPAMDVYLVYLAGEGQCRDLAGSLAERLASEDGQMRLVTARTLSKIGGVEVVEPLLRALGDECEEVREAAASGLAAIGRQSPGKILEKVAPLVEAARASARTSAVEILGQLGEPSCRPYLDMAFKDESPRVRQAAVRALASCGGEDLLAGLKLALTDEDAEVRALAAENLWRVDGHDAVESLGLALSDEDIWVRTHAVRSLTRIGGARAHGLVEHMVHDPVGLVAISALEALVALDPEAARGALLKALDHEDEEVVKTAIQGLSQLSPGTWALEVAQKVIHHPRWAVRLALVEFFGARMSDDLCGLFEQRLEIEGDALVRQALEKALDRCSMQGK; encoded by the coding sequence ATGGCAGTGAACATCGAGCAGATTCATCAACGCATGACCTCGTCGGACGAAGAACAGCGTGTCGAAGCGATTCGGCTGGCCCGAGAACTCGATTTGGATCTGCCCCTCGCAAGGTTGGGCGAGGCCCTCGGCGACGCCAGCTGGAGGGTGCGCAAGGAAGCCGTCGCCTGTTTTTTAAAAGGCGCCCATCGTCGCTGGTCTGCTTCCGACGCCATTGCCTTATTGCATTCCCAGGATAATGCGGGTCTGCGCAATGCCGCCATGGAGGTGTTGATCGGGCTGGGCTCCGCGGCGGTTGCCGACCTCAAGGCCGAATTGACTACCAGGGATCATGACGTGCGCAAATTCATCCTCGACATCATGGGTGAAATCGGTGATGAGGTCTGTATCGGCTCGCTGATCGACTCCCTGGCCGACCCGGATATCAATGTGCGCTGCGCCGCCGTGGAAAATTTGGGGAAATTGCAGGCCCGTGAGGCCATCCCGGCGCTTCTTGAGGCTATGCAAACTCCCGATTTCAGTTGGCGATTCACGATCCTGGAAGCCTTGGCCCAAATCGGTGAACCCATCGCCTTGGAGAGACTGGCGCATTTTCGGGATGATCGCCTGTTGCGTAAGCCTCTCTATGATTGTCTCGGCAGTGTAGGCGATCGCGATGCCGCCGCCCTGCTGGTGGAAGGGCTTGCGGACGACATGCGCAAATGCCGCGAAGCCGCGGCACTCGCCCTCGTCAGGCTGGCGGAGCGTTTTTTCGAGGACGTCAGGAACTGTTTACGCAGGCAGCAAGAGGGGCCGCTGGCAGGTTCGGTGGCCGGGCTGCTCTCCAGTCGTGATCCCAGCGTGCAGGAAAACGCCATTCGAATTCTTGGTTGGATCGGCAACAGTGCCGCCGCCGGGCGTATGCTTCCGTTGCTTGGCGATGAAACCCTGGGACCTCGCGTTTTCAACGCCTTGATGGACATGGGACCGGAGGCAGTGTGTGATCTGGTGCGCCAATACCTGGGCGAAGACCCGGCGATGGATGTCTATCTGGTGTATTTGGCCGGAGAGGGACAGTGCCGGGATCTCGCCGGCTCCCTGGCCGAAAGACTTGCATCGGAAGATGGGCAAATGCGCCTGGTGACCGCGCGCACCCTGTCCAAAATCGGTGGCGTTGAAGTGGTCGAACCCCTGCTGCGTGCCTTGGGCGACGAATGCGAGGAGGTTCGTGAAGCCGCGGCCAGCGGACTGGCCGCCATCGGACGTCAATCTCCCGGTAAGATTCTGGAAAAAGTCGCACCTCTGGTTGAAGCGGCACGTGCCTCGGCCCGTACCAGTGCCGTTGAGATTCTTGGGCAACTCGGCGAACCTTCCTGCCGCCCCTATTTGGACATGGCTTTCAAGGACGAATCCCCAAGGGTGCGCCAGGCGGCCGTTCGTGCTTTGGCAAGCTGCGGAGGCGAGGATCTGCTGGCCGGGCTGAAATTGGCCCTGACCGATGAGGATGCCGAGGTGCGGGCCCTGGCCGCCGAGAATCTTTGGCGCGTTGATGGCCATGATGCCGTGGAGTCTTTGGGACTCGCCCTGAGTGATGAGGACATTTGGGTTCGCACCCATGCGGTGCGCTCCCTGACGCGCATTGGAGGTGCGCGCGCCCATGGGTTGGTCGAACACATGGTTCATGACCCGGTGGGGCTGGTGGCCATCTCGGCCCTTGAGGCACTGGTCGCCCTTGATCCCGAAGCTGCTCGCGGCGCCCTCCTAAAGGCCCTGGATCATGAGGACGAGGAGGTCGTCAAAACCGCCATTCAGGGTCTAAGCCAGTTGAGTCCCGGCACCTGGGCCTTGGAGGTGGCGCAGAAGGTGATCCACCATCCACGATGGGCCGTGCGTTTGGCTTTGGTTGAATTTTTTGGCGCGCGGATGAGCGACGACCTCTGTGGGCTTTTCGAGCAGCGCCTCGAAATCGAGGGCGACGCACTCGTGCGCCAGGCCCTCGAAAAGGCATTGGATCGTTGCTCCATGCAGGGAAAATGA
- a CDS encoding CheR family methyltransferase, which yields MFNFTPDIPMTSEEFRLMRELIYQHCGLHFSEDNKYLLEKRLSKQVRLHKFKSFKDYYYLLRYSKTREEELAQAIDLLTTNETYFFREESQLRTFVEEVIPEIMARREKEGSRKLRIWSAGCSTGEEPYTLAMLLQRPELRGWNIDIIGTDISHRVLQVARKGVYGASSFRATDTSYIQKYFEDVEGKFRIVDDIRRLVNISHLNLFDNARVSLLGQMDAIFCRNVIIYFDLDAKKKVIENFFQRLHPGGFLMLGHSESLINISTRFALRHFTHDLVYQHPPRPSDTLAGGNP from the coding sequence ATGTTTAATTTTACACCCGACATACCCATGACCAGCGAAGAGTTCCGCCTCATGCGCGAACTCATTTACCAGCATTGCGGGCTACATTTTTCCGAGGACAATAAATATCTTCTGGAAAAACGCCTGAGCAAACAGGTACGTCTGCATAAGTTTAAGAGTTTTAAAGATTATTACTACCTGCTGCGCTACAGCAAAACTCGTGAGGAGGAGTTGGCCCAGGCCATCGACCTGTTGACCACCAACGAAACCTACTTTTTTCGCGAAGAAAGCCAATTGCGCACCTTCGTGGAGGAGGTAATCCCCGAGATCATGGCGCGGCGCGAAAAAGAGGGGAGTCGCAAGCTGCGTATCTGGAGCGCGGGCTGCTCGACGGGCGAGGAGCCCTATACCCTGGCCATGCTTCTGCAGCGCCCCGAGTTGCGCGGCTGGAACATCGACATCATCGGTACGGACATCAGCCATCGGGTGCTGCAGGTGGCGCGCAAGGGAGTCTATGGAGCCTCGTCCTTTCGCGCCACGGACACTTCCTACATCCAGAAATATTTTGAGGACGTCGAGGGAAAGTTCCGCATCGTCGATGATATCCGGCGCCTGGTCAATATCAGCCACCTCAATCTCTTCGACAATGCGCGCGTCTCTTTGCTCGGGCAGATGGATGCGATTTTTTGCCGCAATGTCATCATCTATTTCGATTTGGACGCAAAGAAAAAGGTCATTGAAAATTTTTTTCAGCGCCTGCATCCCGGCGGTTTTTTGATGCTGGGTCACTCGGAGTCGCTGATTAATATCAGCACGCGCTTTGCCCTGCGTCACTTCACCCACGACTTGGTGTACCAGCATCCGCCGCGACCTAGCGATACCTTGGCTGGAGGCAATCCATGA
- a CDS encoding protein-glutamate methylesterase/protein-glutamine glutaminase — protein MSPIRILVVDDSAYNRRTITRILEDIPGVQVVGYAVNGEEGLRKATDLRPDLITLDLEMPRIDGFTFLRIIMQKQPTPVIVVSSRSEDENVFKALELGAVEFVAKPTARSDVQLFDIREDLVRKVLYCARTDMRKILNRAGLPARVDKTRVSFQPTAAQGMGAAGSRLVLIGASTGGPPAIQTILSAIKGGRSHMFAISQHMPAGFTRAFAERLNKFCELEVIEARSGDSLVPGRVLVAPGGKNLKFYRRAGELLAQVADPEPGQLYLPSVDTMFSSAMEVAPVPVIAVVLTGMGNDGAQGVRKVKAGGGQIIAEAEDSCVVFGMPKEAIATGQVDSILPLAEIGPEILRRSQIALPFSRSASPSLPG, from the coding sequence CTGTCTCCCATTCGCATTCTGGTCGTCGACGATTCAGCCTACAATCGCCGCACGATCACCAGAATTCTCGAGGACATCCCCGGTGTTCAGGTGGTCGGTTACGCCGTCAACGGCGAGGAAGGGCTGCGCAAGGCCACCGATCTGCGCCCGGATCTGATCACCCTCGATCTGGAAATGCCGCGCATCGATGGATTTACTTTTCTGCGCATCATCATGCAGAAGCAGCCGACACCGGTGATCGTCGTCTCTTCTCGTTCCGAGGACGAGAACGTCTTCAAGGCCCTGGAGTTGGGCGCCGTTGAATTCGTGGCCAAGCCGACGGCGCGTAGCGACGTCCAATTGTTTGATATTCGCGAAGATCTGGTCCGCAAGGTTCTCTATTGCGCCCGCACCGATATGAGGAAAATTCTCAATCGTGCCGGGCTGCCGGCACGCGTCGATAAAACGCGCGTGTCCTTCCAGCCAACAGCAGCGCAAGGCATGGGCGCTGCGGGTTCCAGATTGGTTTTGATCGGTGCATCGACGGGAGGGCCCCCGGCCATCCAAACCATTCTTTCCGCCATCAAGGGCGGAAGATCACACATGTTTGCGATCTCCCAGCACATGCCGGCGGGGTTTACCCGCGCCTTTGCCGAGCGGCTCAACAAATTCTGCGAACTCGAGGTCATCGAAGCGCGCAGCGGAGACAGCCTGGTGCCGGGCCGGGTTTTGGTTGCGCCCGGCGGCAAGAATCTCAAATTTTACCGGCGCGCCGGTGAACTTTTGGCTCAGGTGGCCGATCCCGAACCGGGGCAGCTCTATCTGCCATCGGTCGATACCATGTTTTCATCGGCCATGGAGGTCGCGCCGGTCCCGGTGATCGCGGTGGTTTTGACCGGGATGGGCAACGATGGCGCTCAGGGGGTGCGCAAGGTCAAGGCCGGGGGGGGGCAAATTATCGCCGAGGCCGAGGATTCCTGTGTTGTGTTCGGCATGCCCAAGGAGGCCATCGCTACGGGCCAGGTCGACAGTATTTTACCTCTCGCTGAGATCGGTCCGGAGATTTTACGCCGTTCCCAGATCGCCCTCCCTTTTTCTAGAAGTGCCTCTCCATCCTTACCCGGATAA
- the infA gene encoding translation initiation factor IF-1 has translation MAKEEAIEVEGKVVEPLPNAMFRVELDNGHVILAHISGKMRKYYIRILPGDRVTVELSPYDLTRGRITYREK, from the coding sequence TTGGCGAAGGAAGAAGCCATTGAAGTTGAAGGCAAGGTGGTTGAGCCCCTGCCGAATGCCATGTTCAGGGTCGAGTTGGACAACGGCCATGTCATTCTTGCTCATATTTCCGGAAAAATGCGCAAATACTACATCCGCATTCTCCCCGGAGACCGGGTGACGGTCGAGTTGTCTCCTTACGACCTCACGCGCGGTCGCATCACTTATCGGGAAAAATAA